The Anaerolineae bacterium region CCAGCGCCGTGGGATCCAGGCCCAGGGCGGGGTAAAACAGCGCGTCGAAGGTCTGTTGGAGCGTGTGGGTGGAGTCCTCGTTGGCGTACATGCACCGTGTACCGGCCAGCAAGGCGTTGATCATGGCTTCGGGGTCGGCCTGGTCGCACAGGTCCTCGGCAGGGCTTTCAGATAGGCCGGGATGAAGGTATCCATGCCGTTGGTGAGCAGGGTGTCGTCCAGGTCGAGGAGCAGGGTGAGCGTCATGGTGCCTCCGTGTCGTCGGAAGGGCGGTCGGGCGCTTGCTGCGCCAGATAGCCTTCGACCACCTCATGCAGTTGCAGGGCGTGCTCCAACAATCAATGCCTGGGGCGAAAGGCGGCGCAGGCGTGGGGCCAGCGGCTGTGGCGTGTGGAACTGGTGGGGGCGGTGGTGCCAGGCCCAGAGCAGCGCGGCCATATGCTTGCCCCGGCCGTCGCGCGCTCGGCCGGGAAGGTGCAGCGCGCCCCTCGGATCCCTGAGCCTCCAAGGTGACGCGCACGCGGTAGGGCTCGACCGCCTGACCCTGGCACAAGGCCAGCAAGGTGGGGCCATAGCGCCGCAACGCGGCGAGGCGCCCGGCGCGGTAGTAGGCCAGGCCCCGGCGGGCGACCTCCGGGCCCACCTAATGCCAAATCGCCTGCCGCGAGAGGCGCGGCAGGCGAGAGTGAGCCGCTTGAGCGGTCATGGTGCTTCTCTGGGATGGGGCGTTCCCCTTGCGCGCGGCGACTTTACCCCTCCGGTGTGCCGATGCGGTTGGTCAGGCTGCCCACCCGTTCGATGGTCAGCGTGATCACGTCGCCGGGGGAGAGCCACTGGTCGGTTTCCATCCCGCTGCAGCCGGGGATGGTACCGGTGGCCATGACCTCGCCGGGGACCACTTTCTCGCCCAGCGAGGCGTAGGCGACCATCTCGGCCAGGCTGTGCTGTGGGCCGGCTGTGGTGCCTTCGCCCCAGGTTTGCTCATTGACTGTGACGCGCACGGCCAGGTTTTCCACATAAGGCAGCACCTCGTCGGCGGTCACCACTTCCACGCTCATCCCGTTGGCAAAGCTCTTGGCCTTGACTGGGCCGAAGCCACTCATCATTTCGGGGTACTGCACATCCCGGGCGCTGAAGTCATTGATGACCACGAACCCGCCGACGGCTTGCAGCGCTTCCTCCGGCGTGGCGTTGTAGAGCGGGCGGGCGATGACCACCCCGAGTTCCAGTTCGTAGTCCAGGGCCTGGGTGTAAGCCGGCCAGGGGATGGTCTCCCCTTCGGTGTAGAAGTTGATCGGGCTGCCCATGTAGTAGATGGGCTTTTCGTACCAGATAGGCTTGGGGCGGAGTTTGGGGTGGGGTTTGCCCGTGAGGCGTTCGTAAAGCGCCAGGGGCTTCCACATTCGAGGGAGAAAGCGCCTGACCAGCCCTTTGGCGGCGTGGATGACATGCTGCTCGTAGAGCATGAAATCGCGGAAGGTGCGCGGTGTGAAGGGCAAAATTGGACTGGGGTCGAAGCGCCCGGCAAAATCGGTCGCGCCGATCGCATCCAGCAGACGTCGGGCCTCCTCTTGGGCGGCTTCCCCGGCCTGGAGGAAGGCCACCACATCCTGGGCCGTACGGTCCAGGGTAGGGTAATCCTGCGCGCCGAAGGTTTCCAGCGCCGGTACCAGGGGGACCCATCGGCCTTCGTGTTCCACGACCACCGAGTAGACGGCGGATGACGGTTCGTTCAAGCGTGCGCGGCGCAGGCGCATCGATTCCTCCCTCAGTCCTCCAGAATGGCCACCACGCGCGCCGGGCCGGCGCTGCCACCCTGCACCTTGAGTGGGAAGCAGGCTACCTTGAAGCCGAAAGGCGGCAGTTTGCCCAGGTTGACCAGGCGCTCGATTTGCGCGTAGGGCAGGTCCACCTGATGCGCGGCCCAGAACACCCCGGGCTTCCCGGCCTGGAGCGCCTTTTGCGCCTGCAGGTCCAGGGGTTCATCCCAGCCCCAGGCATCGATGCCCATCACGCGCACGCCTTGTTCGTAGAGCCAGATGGTCGCCTCGGCGGTCACCCCGGGGCCGCGGAAGAGATAGTCGGGCGCGTTGTAGTAGGCGTCCTGACCGGTGCGCACCAGCACGATATCCAGGGGCTTGAGGGTGTAGCCAATGCGCTGCAGTTCGGCCTGAATGTCGGCCACGGTGACCGGGTCGCCTTTACCCTTGTGTGTCATGTCCAGCACCACCCCGTCGCTGAAGAACCACTCCAGGGGCAACTGGTCGATGGTAGGCGCGGGTTTGCCCTGGATGGTGCTGTTGTAGTGGTAGGGTGCGTCCACATGGGTGGTGTCGTGGGTGCCCAAGCGGGTGATGGTCTCGGTCGCCCAGCCTTCCCCGTTGCGAAACAGGTGGGGCGGCACCTTGAGCAGCGCCTGGGCCTGAGCGGCACCGGCCTGATGGTCGTGATATTCGATTTCCACGCGCAGGAAGGGCGGCGTGCCCTCCGGGCTGGGGGCAATGGGGGCCGAAAGGTCGATGAAGCGGGGCATGGTTCTTCCTCCAGGGATGGGAATGGGTTACAGAACAAAACACAGGGCAGAGCGAATGGATGCGTAGGCCGTCGGACGCTGGAAGGGTGCCGGAGCCGCATCGTCGGTGCCTGCCCTGGCAAAACCCTTTCCGGCTGCGGGCCGGAAAACGAAAATGGCCCACCAGGGGGCGCTTTCGCGCCATAGGTAGGATTCAACTCACCCGCGTCACATATTCCCCGGTGCGGGTGTCCACGCGGATGACATCGCCCTGGTTGACAAAGGCCGGCACGGTGACTTCCATTCCGGTCTCGGTGACCACCTTTTTCGTCAGGCCGG contains the following coding sequences:
- a CDS encoding fumarylacetoacetate hydrolase family protein, which produces MRLRRARLNEPSSAVYSVVVEHEGRWVPLVPALETFGAQDYPTLDRTAQDVVAFLQAGEAAQEEARRLLDAIGATDFAGRFDPSPILPFTPRTFRDFMLYEQHVIHAAKGLVRRFLPRMWKPLALYERLTGKPHPKLRPKPIWYEKPIYYMGSPINFYTEGETIPWPAYTQALDYELELGVVIARPLYNATPEEALQAVGGFVVINDFSARDVQYPEMMSGFGPVKAKSFANGMSVEVVTADEVLPYVENLAVRVTVNEQTWGEGTTAGPQHSLAEMVAYASLGEKVVPGEVMATGTIPGCSGMETDQWLSPGDVITLTIERVGSLTNRIGTPEG
- a CDS encoding cyclase family protein, which gives rise to MPRFIDLSAPIAPSPEGTPPFLRVEIEYHDHQAGAAQAQALLKVPPHLFRNGEGWATETITRLGTHDTTHVDAPYHYNSTIQGKPAPTIDQLPLEWFFSDGVVLDMTHKGKGDPVTVADIQAELQRIGYTLKPLDIVLVRTGQDAYYNAPDYLFRGPGVTAEATIWLYEQGVRVMGIDAWGWDEPLDLQAQKALQAGKPGVFWAAHQVDLPYAQIERLVNLGKLPPFGFKVACFPLKVQGGSAGPARVVAILED